From a single Fusarium fujikuroi IMI 58289 draft genome, chromosome FFUJ_chr03 genomic region:
- a CDS encoding related to arylamine N-acetyltransferase yields the protein MARLEDPTALTQLPEEAARVRYTSSQLQDYFKTIKLPQRFLDLGNSVLNNPSLARTKEHGLPLLQAITRYHTCNVPFENLVLHYDPHKIVTLDPAELYTKIVTRRRGGRCMENNIFLGTALRSLGYEVRNCGGRVSRAMSPYPEVRKNQSATYDGWNHMLLLALLDNEWYGVDVGMGSMGPNLPFPLKDGFETLSIAPREIRIQRRSISETHATDPSHGTKMWCYDVCYNPAEGEKTWTPVYCFTETEFLPQDYEVMSWFTSTNPRSFFTRYITCTKMIMDEDKEVIIGNLTLFKDTVRETIGSDRKVVKKFETEEERIRGLVEIFDVNLTEEEKNSLPQEKRLG from the coding sequence ATGGCTCGTCTCGAGGATCCGACTGCCCTCACTCAGCTTCCTGAAGAGGCCGCCCGAGTGCGCTACACCTCTTCCCAGCTACAAGACTACTTCAAAACGATCAAGCTTCCTCAGAGGTTTCTAGACCTTGGCAACAGTGTGTTGAACAACCCCTCGCTTGCCCGAACAAAAGAACACGGTCTCCCTTTATTGCAAGCCATAACACGCTATCACACATGTAACGTCCCGTTCGAGAATCTCGTACTTCACTATGATCCTCACAAAATCGTCACCCTGGACCCTGCAGAGCTATACACCAAGATTGTAACTCGACGTCGAGGAGGGCGCTGCATGGAGAACAACATCTTTCTCGGCACTGCACTTCGCTCGCTTGGTTATGAAGTGCGTAACTGCGGTGGTCGTGTATCACGCGCCATGAGCCCTTACCCAGAGGTTCGCAAGAATCAGAGCGCTACTTACGATGGCTGGAACCatatgcttcttctcgctctccTGGACAACGAATGGTACGGCGTCGATGTAGGAATGGGTTCCATGGGACCTAATCTCCCTTTTCCGCTCAAAGATGGGTTCGAGACTCTGAGTATTGCACCGCGTGAGATCCGCATTCAAAGACGGTCCATCTCAGAGACACATGCCACGGATCCTTCCCACGGAACCAAAATGTGGTGTTACGACGTCTGTTACAACCCAGCAGAGGGTGAAAAGACATGGACACCTGTGTATTGTTTCACAGAAACAGAGTTCCTGCCCCAGGACTACGAGGTCATGTCTTGGTTCACATCGACGAACCCGAGATCATTCTTCACCAGGTATATCACCTGTACTAAGATGATTATGGATGAGGACAAGGAGGTGATTATCGGAAACCTCACCCTGTTCAAGGACACTGTTAGGGAGACAATTGGCAGTGACCGTAAAGTTGTTAAGAAATTTGAGACGGAAGAGGAGCGTATCCGAGGTTTGGTTGAGATTTTTGATGTCAATTTgaccgaggaggagaaaaaCAGCCTTCCTCAggagaagagacttgggtAG
- a CDS encoding related to aldo/keto reductase, whose translation MRFRDLQVPTPGFGAMGISFALGNDLSYEEAEPVLLKALEQGCTFWDTAVSYGPGKNEKILGDFIRKHNFASKCGIAAFEDGSVTNSAEHIATYIEGTIERLGFTPDLYYIHRMDPNTSLEESIPALDSLRKQGKTKYIGLSECSAETLRKANSIARIDAVQAEYSAFETIHETDGLIDNARELDIEFIAYGPLGHGWLVENFPYQTPEDFAPEDYRRQIPKWQGENFYANKRIADGFRELAKRKKCTLPQVALAWVSAQGMISIPGTTKPERLVENFASRDIELTEEEVKDMRKLVDALKPQGDRYNEVAMRNIGK comes from the exons ATGCGCTTCCGAGACTTGCAAGTTCCCACGCCGGGCTTTGGTGCCATGGGCATCAGCTTCGCACTCGGCAACGACCTCAGCTACGAAGAGGCCGAGCCTGTATTGCTGAAGGCTTTGGAGCAGGGTTGTACATTCTGGGACACCGCT GTTTCTTATGGCCCGGGGAAGAATGAGAAGATTCTCGGCGACTTTATCAGGAAGCACAACT TTGCGTCAAAGTGCGGCATTGCTGCTTTTGAAGACGGATCCGTAACCAACTCGGCTGAGCATATCGCGACATACATCGAGGGAACCATCGAAAGACTCGGCTTCACTCCCGACCTATACTATATCCACCGCATGGATCCAA ATACATCACTTGAAGAATCCATCCCTGCTCTTGACTCCCTCCGCAAACAAGGCAAAACAAAGTACATCGGCTTATCCGAATGCTCTGCTGAGACACTGCGGAAGGCAAACTCAA TCGCCAGGATCGATGCCGTCCAAGCAGAATACTCCGCTTTCGAAACGATTCACGAAACCGACGGTTTGATCGACAATGCCCGTGAGCTTGACATCGAGTTTATAGCCTATGGTCCCCTCGGCCACGGATGGCTCGTAGAGAACTTCCCCTACCAAACGCCGGAAGACTTCGCCCCCGAAGATTACAGACGCCAGA TTCCCAAGTGGCAAGGCGAGAACTTTTATGCTAACAAGAGAATCGCCGATGGTTTCCGTGAGCTGGCCAAGCGCAAGAAGTGTACCTTGCCTCAGGTTGCCCTTGCCTGGGTGTCTGCGCAGGGCATGATTTCGATACCTGGCACGACGAAGCCAGAGCGGTTGGTTGAGAACTTTGCGTCCAGGGACATAGAGCTTACGGAGGAGGAGGTAAAGGATATGAGGAAGCTAGTTGATGCTTTGAAACCGCAGGGAGACCGGTACAATGAAGTTGCGATGAGAAACATAGGTAAATAG
- a CDS encoding related to lipase (lipP) — translation MVNLDPINAKFAAAIDGLPAPHQLGGPDKAFESLEELQRHEPASDIATQSIEVEGKYGPTSVTLFRPKALVHKPLPMIFYTQGGGWVMGSAKSFAVLVEDLARRTGAAVVFPDYTLAPHRTFPFPFEQSYEVLEYMIRHGKEYNLLIKTIALAGDSVGGHMAIAMMQMSLQRQLPATIGQMVLWAPVTVTHKKYPSYTTFKDGPFLPEATMDWMIETFIPSKSDRETALASPLTHLPDDVLSKFPPTIIFLSTVDPLVDEGVAFGHRLQGLGVDASVIKAEGQMHAFCLVKALRDGPTAQAVIELAALRLRRIFQDSI, via the exons ATGGTTAATCTCGATCCCATCAACGCAAAGTTTGCGGCTGCAATCGATGGCCTGCCTGCTCCCCATCAGCTCGGGGGTCCAGACAAAGCATTCGAGAGTCTGGAAGAGCTACAGCGCCATGAACCAGCGAGTGACATTGCCACACAGTCTATTGAAGTCGAAGGGAAATATGGCCCGACATCTGTGACACTGTTTAGACCAAAGGCTCTGGTTCACAAGCCACTTCCAATGATCTTTTACACTCAGGGTGGCGGCTGGGTCATGGGCAG TGCCAAATCGTTTGCCGTGTTGGTCGAGGACTTGGCTCGGCGAACTGGAGCTGCGGTGGTCTTTCCGGACTACACGCTTGCACCGCATAGAACGTTTCCGTTCCCGTTTGAGCAAAGTTATGAAGTTCTCGAGTACATGATTCGTCATGGAAAGGAGTACAACCTTTTGATCAAAACCATTGCTCTAGCTGGTGATAGTGTCGGAG GACATATGGCCATTGCCATGATGCAAATGTCGTTGCAAAGACAACTGCCCGCTACAATCGGTCAGATGGTTCTCTGGGCCCCTGTTACCGTCACACATAAGAAGTATCCATCATACACTACGTTCAAAGATGGTCCTTTCTTGCCAGAAGCCACGATGGATTGGATGATTGAGACCTTCATACCAAGCAAGAGCGACAGAGAAACAGCACTGGCCTCTCCTCTAACACACCTCCCAGACGATGTCCTGTCCAAATTTCCTCCAACCATTATCTTTCTGTCGACTGTTGACCCCCTAGTTGATGAGGGCGTCGCATTTGGTCACCGGCTGCAGGGGCTCGGGGTTGATGCGTCTGTAATCAAGGCTGAAGGGCAGATGCACGCTTTCTGTCTTGTGAAGGCGCTGCGGGATGGGCCGACGGCTCAAGCAGTAATAGAATTGGCGGCACTGAGGTTGCGAAGGATATTTCAAGATTCAATATAA
- a CDS encoding related to neutral amino acid permease encodes MASPTASSMDQYTSPSKNEKISPHDGEAGVSDTEKGESREVFQENVDGVEFRTVSWQRATVVFLKINFAMSILAIPGALGALGSVGGSLCIVGYTSLNVYTALVLGDFKHNHTECHTLADMMGLIWGRWGRELVGVQIIVAQVLISAGGIVTSAIGLNALSDHGTCTIVFALVSAILITLFSSIRTFARLGWLTWFGFITFVLGVFIFVVAVTQVDRPAAAPKTGDFDLGWAPIAYSSFVVGMINATNIFISTCGSSMFLPVISEMKRPHDYRKACLVAGFIVGAMYLSFSLVIYRWCGTWISTPAFGSAGPLIKKVAYGVSLPGLILGVGIYQHVAAKYAFVRILRDSEHLQANTFTHWGTWLGINLALGTAAFIVAEAVPILNYLLGLAGSLCFAPFSLVFPALLWMYDFKSYKTGTLGQKIKYALHILIMILGFYMIVAGTYSVGVLIKEAFDTGAIIKAFDCADNSGFVQ; translated from the exons ATGGCATCTCCAACCGCCTCTTCCATGGACCAGTACACATCTCCCTCCAAAAACGAGAAGATCTCACCGCACGATGGTGAGGCCGGCGTCTCAGATACCGAGAAGGGAGAGTCTCGGGAGGTCTTTCAGGAGAATGTCGACGGCGTTGAGTTCAGAACTGTCAGTTGGCAGCGAGCCACTGTGGtctttctcaagatcaactttGCGATGAGTATCCTTGCTATCCCTGGAGCTCTTGGTGCGCTGGGCTCTGTTGGAGGATCTCTGTGCATCGTTGGATATACTTCGCTCAACGTTT ATACtgcccttgttcttggtgacTTCAAGCACAACCATACCGAATGCCACA CATTAGCTGATATGATGGGTCTCATCTGGGGTCGCTGGGGTCGTGAACTTGTTGGTGTCCAGATCATCGTCGCCCAGGTTCTCATCTCTGCCGGCGGCATAGTCACATCAGCTATCGGCCTCAATGCACTGTCGGATCACGGGACATGCACCATCGTATTCGCCCTCGTCtccgccatcctcatcacactcttctcttcgatACGTACATTTGCTCGTCTGGGCTGGCTGACCTGGTTCGGCTTCATCACATTCGTTCTCGGGGtgttcatcttcgtcgtcgctgtGACGCAGGTCGACAGACCCGCTGCCGCTCCTAAGACCGGCGACTTTGATCTCGGTTGGGCGCCGATCGCGTATTCTAGCTTTGTTGTTGGTATGATCAACGCCACGAATATTTTCATCAGCACCTGCGGCTCTTCCATGTTCTTGCCCGTTATAtctgagatgaagagaccGCATGACTACCGCAAGGCTTGTCTTGTGGCTGGCTTCATCGTTGGGGCCATGTATCTTTCTTTCAGTCTCGTCATTTACAGATGGTGCGGAACATGGATCTCAACGCCAGCTTTTGGCAGCGCCGGTCCGCTCATCAAGAAAGTCGCATACGGAGTCTCTTTACCCGGCCTTATTCTTGGTGTGGGTATCTATCAACATGTCGCTGCTAAATATGCCTTTGTCCGCATATTGCGAGATTCTGAGCACCTGCAGGCCAATACCTTCACTCACTGGGGCACTTGGCTCGGTATCAACTTAGCCCTGGGAACTGCAGCCTTCATCGTGGCTGAGGCGGTGCCCATCTTGAACTATCTTCTCGGCTTGGCCGGTTCTCTTTGCTTTGCGCCATTCAGTCTGGTGTTTCCTGCGCTATTGTGGATGTATGACTTCAAGAGCTACAAGACTGGCACGCTGGGTCAGAAGATCAAGTACGCATTGCATATACTCATCATGATCCTTGGCTTTTACATGATCGTCGCTGGCAC CTACTCTGTTGGCGTTTTGATCAAGGAGGCATTTGACACTGGGGCGATTATCAAGGCCTTTGACTGTGCGGACAATTCGGGTTTTGTGCAGTAA
- a CDS encoding related to phthalate 4,5-dioxygenase oxygenase reductase subunit: MGVPSTTNIPKETVSHLDAAPIPKPGILLQVRAGRVKKGALGGEITSAIYKQRHDGPIFCSATGVLGDEHASSRHGGTERAVHQYNPDHYPDWRAENPPEPDLYDVGAYGENLVTTNMNDDNVCIGDIYKLGDNVLLEVSEPRHPCFKLNSRFKWPRALKRTIRTGRAGWNMRVLKTGDICKGDTISLLERPYPKWSVLNVQRVIRARNVSLNLLAECTQLPMTDLFLDIAKERLRSAPKAYTLVDARLVAQRVRKLTFALKEPLTLVNAAFDAYAFAQIKFGGEVKFERSYSIVDGDIYKFSLGVSLDRQSRGGSAYLHNKLKIGDEIEMSPGSNPGAIENDEKCDESLTRILIVGGIGITAFLPSMRDWESKSLPYYLHYAIRSLEEAAFLDQLPKSKTTLYCRSEGPRLDIRSVIPKPSQDGAYNARIFSCGPSSMMKECEKIAKELGYPDHLLHFEDFGNGGGGDLGEPFEVEVDEPDSNRHETVTVPPNKTLLDVLNDAGFDILYSCKSGACGACKVALCEGKVDYKSTSLLDKEKGRALQACVDRGIGRLKIEID, from the coding sequence ATGGGAGTTCCATCGACAACGAATATTCCCAAGGAGACTGTGTCACATCTCGATGCTGCCCCTATTCCCAAGCCGGGAATTCTTTTGCAAGTCAGAGCGGGAAGAGTCAAGAAAGGTGCCCTAGGAGGCGAAATCACCTCTGCTATCTACAAACAGCGACATGACGGGCCAATATTTTGCAGCGCGACTGGTGTTCTGGGCGACGAACACGCTTCCAGCAGACACGGTGGCACAGAGCGCGCAGTACATCAGTACAACCCAGATCATTACCCAGACTGGCGAGCCGAGAACCCGCCAGAGCCAGATCTATACGATGTCGGAGCCTACGGCGAGAACCTTGTCACGACCAACATGAATGATGACAACGTGTGTATCGGCGACATATACAAACTCGGTGACAATGTCCTTCTCGAAGTAAGCGAACCACGACATCCATGCTTCAAACTCAACTCCCGATTCAAATGGCCACGAGCTCTAAAACGGACGATTCGAACGGGACGAGCAGGCTGGAACATGCGAGTCTTGAAGACAGGCGATATCTGCAAAGGAGATACAATCTCTTTGCTAGAGAGACCGTATCCCAAGTGGTCTGTGTTGAACGTTCAGCGTGTCATTAGAGCAAGGAATGTCTCTCTCAATCTGCTGGCGGAATGCACACAGCTTCCTATGACAGATCTCTTTCTGGACATTGCAAAAGAGAGATTAAGGAGTGCTCCAAAAGCATACACTCTAGTCGACGCTCGCCTCGTCGCTCAGCGTGTCAGGAAGCTCACGTTTGCCTTGAAAGAGCCTTTGACTCTTGTCAATGCAGCGTTCGACGCTTATGCCTTTGCACAGATCAAATTCGGAGGCGAAGTAAAATTCGAGCGCTCTTATTCGATTGTCGACGGTGATATATACAAGTTCAGCCTGGGCGTTTCGCTTGATCGACAATCACGAGGAGGTTCGGCTTATCTACACAACAAGCTGaagattggtgatgagattgaaatGTCTCCTGGATCAAACCCTGGTGCGATAGAAAATGATGAAAAATGCGACGAAAGTCTCACACGGATTCTGATCGTCGGAGGGATCGGAATAACGGCCTTTTTGCCATCGATGCGCGATTGGGAGAGTAAAAGCCTGCCATACTATCTTCATTATGCCATCAGAAGTCTTGAAGAGGCCGCCTTTCTTGATCAACTGCCCAAAAGCAAGACCACTCTGTACTGCCGATCAGAGGGTCCACGACTCGACATTAGAAGTGTCATACCAAAGCCCAGCCAAGATGGGGCATACAACGCACGCATATTCTCATGCGGACCCTCAAGCATGATGAAGGAATGCGAGAAAATTGCTAAGGAACTTGGATATCCAGACCACTTGCTTCATTTTGAGGATTTTGGTAACGGTGGAGGTGGTGATCTCGGAGAGCCCTTCGAGGTGGAAGTCGATGAGCCGGACTCCAACAGACATGAGACGGTGACGGTTCCTCCAAACAAGACGCTGCTAGACGTGCTCAACGACGCGGGCTTCGACATATTGTACTCTTGTAAGTCTGGTGCCTGTGGTGCTTGTAAGGTGGCGTTGTGCGAGGGAAAGGTTGATTACAAGAGTACGTCGCTGCTTGATAAGGAGAAGGGGCGGGCGTTACAGGCTTGTGTCGATCGTGGTATCGGGAGGCTCAAGATAGAGATAGATTAG